A single genomic interval of Alistipes provencensis harbors:
- a CDS encoding RagB/SusD family nutrient uptake outer membrane protein yields MKAKLYSMLLVLLATSACTLEEDTSGFSTPGTFYRDKSQCISGLNSCYIPLKSLYTYKMMLATESVTDLCYSSSATQDAQLDISPAKPRFGAEVWTNAYKGVMYCNTVIAGIERSPLEEDVRAPLLAEGKVLRAFYYWLLTSFFGDVPFYTVDVSDVEVLTEVGRLPRMSAADTRNALIEELQACVPCMEQIRTSEIADNRCGAAMGWMLIAKMSMWNKRWDTAIGALNELEAIYGDLEQYPLSDIPFSRKNTPESIFEIQHTYTAGGLIYTSNVACICMPRPRAEGTSVYAGVEIPELGNNATTWVPIVPTTYFYDNLQPADGTDKRREMQLSTGWNGKTYDKSKTYFGPKFWCYGMQTTYDSNNYKVFRYADALLMKAECLCMQEEDADAAMEYLNKVKRRAGIGEYTHFRSWARLMDEIMEERGRELLGEFQRKFDLVRWGNWYERTTLQTESKAVLANILPCHEYYPIPDTEVTYSNYALDNDAYAAYGL; encoded by the coding sequence ATGAAAGCAAAATTATATTCGATGCTGCTGGTATTGCTTGCAACGAGTGCCTGCACTCTGGAGGAGGATACGAGTGGCTTCTCGACGCCCGGAACCTTCTACCGGGACAAGTCCCAGTGCATTTCAGGGCTCAATTCCTGTTATATTCCGCTCAAATCGCTCTATACCTACAAAATGATGCTGGCGACCGAAAGCGTTACCGACCTGTGTTATTCGAGCTCTGCCACTCAGGACGCCCAGTTGGACATCTCCCCGGCCAAACCGCGCTTCGGTGCCGAGGTTTGGACTAATGCCTATAAAGGAGTCATGTATTGCAATACCGTTATCGCCGGGATCGAGCGGTCGCCGCTCGAAGAGGATGTCCGGGCTCCGCTGCTCGCTGAAGGAAAGGTCCTCCGCGCCTTTTATTATTGGCTGCTCACGTCGTTTTTCGGCGATGTCCCGTTCTATACGGTCGACGTATCGGATGTCGAAGTGCTGACTGAAGTGGGACGGTTGCCCCGCATGTCGGCCGCAGATACCCGGAATGCACTGATCGAGGAGTTGCAGGCATGCGTGCCCTGCATGGAGCAGATTCGTACGAGCGAGATCGCGGACAACCGCTGTGGCGCCGCGATGGGATGGATGCTGATCGCCAAGATGTCCATGTGGAACAAACGATGGGATACGGCAATCGGCGCACTGAATGAGTTGGAAGCTATCTATGGCGACTTGGAACAATATCCGCTTTCGGATATTCCTTTCAGCCGGAAGAATACGCCCGAATCCATTTTCGAAATCCAGCATACCTACACGGCCGGCGGATTGATCTACACTTCGAATGTGGCCTGTATCTGTATGCCCCGTCCGCGCGCGGAGGGGACGTCGGTCTATGCCGGCGTGGAGATTCCCGAGTTGGGAAATAACGCGACGACATGGGTTCCCATCGTTCCTACGACCTATTTTTATGACAATCTGCAACCTGCGGACGGTACGGATAAACGTCGTGAAATGCAGTTGTCCACAGGTTGGAACGGCAAGACCTATGATAAATCGAAAACTTATTTCGGACCGAAATTCTGGTGCTACGGTATGCAGACGACCTACGACTCGAACAATTACAAGGTGTTCCGCTATGCGGATGCATTGCTGATGAAGGCCGAATGTCTCTGCATGCAGGAAGAGGATGCGGACGCCGCCATGGAGTATCTGAATAAGGTAAAACGTCGTGCCGGTATCGGCGAATATACGCATTTCCGTTCGTGGGCCCGTCTGATGGACGAGATCATGGAGGAACGGGGCCGGGAGTTGCTGGGTGAATTCCAGCGCAAATTCGATTTGGTCCGGTGGGGTAACTGGTACGAACGCACGACGCTGCAGACCGAGTCGAAGGCCGTATTGGCCAACATCCTTCCGTGTCATGAATACTATCCCATTCCCGATACCGAAGTGACCTATTCGAATTATGCATTGGATAACGACGCCTATGCCGCTTATGGATTGTAA
- a CDS encoding TonB-dependent receptor — protein sequence MDSIERQTEYRFYYNSKLHDLQRRISILAENEPVRSVLDRLFKPLHISYQIKGKDIILADPRHATPVSPEKRAHTVTGDVRNRKGEPLVGATVVVAGTTRGATTNADGSFSIRGEVPMTLHFSYLGYRPAEVKVTSATMVNVVLEDEANEMDEIVVIGYGTVKKTDMTGSVTNVKMSDVQNAPVLSIDQALQGRIAGADIMSTTGEPGATTSIRIRGTRSILASNEPLIVVDGVMDAISDLNDINSADIESVSVLKDASSTAIYGSRGANGVIIITTKKGRSLSGKPNITFKADVGFSQLPRKLDLMNGTEFALYRNDYTFLNSDGVDESTPLSKYPLPDPLSIGEGTDWIDEITRTAGYQNYNLSVSNSTKKSSYFASLGYNNTEGIIRNSGLARITGRINLSHQLFKWMNISYKGAFTHRDQDSNLAEIGGPNYFHAAIYLSPLIDPDDNYNPYYGNGAPINTPSATIALNTNNNKRLSSNHTVAFDIDLAENLKLRTQESYYNYQRHTFRYYPGTLPKKNEGEGGEAYRGEYDENSFSSETTLTYRLDTKSGHHLDLLGGFTTYVFKSNTFTLQGSGYMDDNVTWNNMNAVLDKETYSASSGSTKQTKLSYLARVNYNYKHRYYLTVTGRFDGASNFAANNKWGFFPSAAVKWNISNEAFLKDVNWIDDFSLRLSAGRTGNDAISSYRSLAAMSSTTNGYLFAGSQPVAYYRSRLDSPNLTWEKTDLYNAALDIALFGNRLSITAEGYFSKTCDLLMSVQTPTQTGYSSRYANLGRTTNKGWELSIESRNIVKPRFSWTTNLSLAHNEQMVDDIGTEDFVVAAKSAGNNPYMMQGYVKGYPLNALWGFRYGGVWKSTEEFERNGVTHAYASATQITSAAKSLGLPRYYDMNHDGTLNQDDLVYLGNADPYLYGGLQNSFRIGKLNIGVYFTYSLGGKIYNYAELYMSGSKHTNQYRYMLDAWHPVRNPDSDLPSAGCCDVNVPSDLQVHDASFLRLKNVSVGYTFDLRKKTRFLRDISLSVSGENLWLWKKYNGFDPDVSTESNGSTMRRVDMGAYPKPRTIVFSIQIRY from the coding sequence ATGGATTCCATTGAACGCCAGACCGAATACCGTTTCTATTACAACAGCAAACTCCATGATCTGCAACGCCGGATCTCCATACTCGCCGAGAACGAACCGGTTCGTTCCGTTCTGGACCGGCTTTTCAAACCGTTGCACATCTCCTATCAGATTAAAGGTAAGGATATCATTCTTGCCGATCCGCGTCATGCCACTCCCGTGTCCCCGGAGAAACGGGCGCATACCGTAACGGGAGACGTCCGTAACCGGAAAGGCGAGCCGCTCGTCGGAGCCACGGTGGTCGTCGCCGGCACTACCCGCGGTGCGACGACCAATGCCGACGGCAGTTTCTCGATTCGGGGCGAGGTTCCGATGACCCTTCATTTCTCGTATTTGGGATATCGGCCTGCCGAAGTGAAAGTTACTTCTGCGACGATGGTCAATGTCGTACTGGAGGACGAAGCCAATGAGATGGACGAGATCGTTGTGATCGGTTACGGTACGGTGAAAAAGACCGATATGACTGGTTCGGTGACCAATGTCAAGATGTCCGACGTGCAGAATGCTCCCGTGCTGTCGATCGATCAGGCGTTGCAGGGCCGTATCGCCGGAGCCGATATCATGTCCACCACCGGCGAACCGGGCGCTACGACCTCGATTCGCATTCGCGGAACCCGGTCGATTCTGGCCTCGAACGAGCCGCTGATCGTTGTCGACGGCGTGATGGATGCCATCAGCGACCTGAACGACATCAATTCTGCAGACATCGAATCGGTGTCTGTCCTGAAGGATGCCTCTTCAACGGCCATTTACGGGTCGCGCGGCGCCAATGGAGTCATCATTATCACGACCAAGAAAGGCCGTTCGCTGTCCGGAAAGCCCAATATTACGTTCAAAGCCGATGTCGGATTTTCGCAGTTGCCCCGGAAACTGGATTTGATGAACGGAACGGAGTTCGCACTTTATCGCAACGACTATACTTTCCTCAACAGCGATGGGGTCGATGAGTCCACGCCGCTGTCTAAATATCCTCTTCCGGACCCGTTGTCCATCGGCGAGGGCACCGACTGGATCGATGAGATCACCCGCACGGCCGGTTATCAGAATTACAACCTTTCGGTCTCGAACAGCACGAAAAAGAGCAGCTATTTCGCTTCACTGGGTTACAACAACACGGAAGGCATCATCCGCAACAGCGGGCTGGCGCGTATCACTGGCCGTATCAATTTGAGCCATCAGTTGTTCAAATGGATGAACATCAGTTATAAAGGTGCGTTTACACACCGGGATCAGGACAGCAATCTGGCTGAGATCGGTGGGCCGAACTATTTTCATGCCGCTATTTACCTGAGCCCGCTGATCGATCCGGACGACAATTACAATCCCTATTACGGAAACGGTGCGCCGATCAACACGCCCAGCGCAACGATTGCCTTGAACACGAACAACAACAAGCGGCTTTCATCGAATCACACGGTTGCGTTCGACATAGACCTTGCCGAAAATCTCAAACTGCGTACTCAGGAATCCTATTATAATTACCAGCGCCATACGTTTCGCTATTATCCGGGCACGCTGCCCAAGAAGAACGAAGGGGAGGGCGGCGAGGCCTATCGCGGCGAATACGATGAAAACAGCTTTTCAAGCGAGACCACGCTCACATATCGGCTTGATACGAAGAGCGGGCATCATCTCGATCTGCTGGGCGGTTTTACAACCTACGTTTTCAAATCCAATACCTTCACCCTGCAAGGGTCCGGTTATATGGATGACAATGTCACATGGAACAACATGAACGCAGTGTTGGACAAGGAGACCTACTCGGCTTCGTCCGGATCGACGAAACAGACCAAGCTCTCTTATCTGGCCCGTGTCAACTACAATTACAAACACCGTTATTACCTGACGGTGACGGGGCGTTTCGACGGCGCTTCCAACTTTGCAGCCAATAACAAGTGGGGCTTTTTCCCTTCGGCTGCTGTCAAATGGAATATCTCGAACGAAGCCTTTTTGAAGGACGTAAACTGGATTGACGATTTTTCGTTGCGTTTGAGTGCCGGCCGTACGGGTAACGACGCCATTTCATCCTACCGGTCGCTGGCCGCCATGTCCAGTACTACGAACGGTTATCTGTTCGCCGGTTCACAACCCGTGGCATATTATCGCAGTCGTCTGGACAGCCCCAATCTGACGTGGGAGAAGACCGATCTCTACAATGCGGCTCTTGATATCGCATTGTTCGGGAACCGGCTGTCGATTACGGCGGAAGGTTATTTTTCCAAAACCTGCGATCTGCTGATGTCCGTGCAGACACCCACTCAGACGGGATATTCTTCGCGTTATGCCAATCTGGGCAGGACGACCAACAAGGGGTGGGAACTTTCGATCGAGAGTCGCAATATCGTGAAACCTCGTTTTTCATGGACCACGAACCTTTCGTTGGCCCATAACGAACAGATGGTGGATGATATCGGGACTGAGGATTTCGTCGTCGCAGCCAAATCGGCCGGCAACAATCCCTACATGATGCAGGGTTATGTGAAAGGTTATCCGCTCAATGCCCTCTGGGGATTCCGTTACGGCGGTGTCTGGAAAAGTACCGAAGAGTTTGAACGCAACGGCGTAACCCATGCTTACGCTTCGGCTACCCAGATTACCAGTGCGGCCAAATCGCTCGGATTGCCCCGGTATTACGACATGAACCATGACGGTACGCTCAATCAGGATGATCTGGTGTATTTGGGCAATGCCGATCCTTATCTTTACGGCGGTTTGCAGAATTCGTTCCGGATCGGCAAGCTGAATATCGGCGTCTATTTCACCTATTCGTTGGGAGGCAAGATCTATAATTATGCGGAGCTTTACATGTCGGGCAGCAAGCATACCAACCAGTACCGCTACATGCTCGATGCATGGCACCCCGTGCGCAACCCGGATTCGGATCTGCCGAGCGCCGGTTGCTGCGATGTCAACGTTCCGAGCGATTTGCAAGTACACGACGCTTCGTTCCTGCGGCTGAAGAACGTTTCAGTAGGCTATACGTTCGATCTGCGGAAAAAGACCCGCTTCCTGCGCGATATTTCACTGAGTGTCAGCGGTGAGAATCTTTGGTTGTGGAAAAAGTACAATGGCTTCGATCCGGATGTTTCCACCGAAAGCAACGGTTCCACGATGCGTCGTGTGGATATGGGCGCCTATCCGAAACCCCGGACGATCGTTTTCAGCATTCAGATCAGATATTAA
- a CDS encoding FecR family protein, which produces MKQTEPSGEMLLEYIEGEAAPDVRAEVEAWMGADPENEVMLLDMAKIYYARRRAERIRRRDVMAAYEKVMRSVCRRRQTIRLSWQRVAVAAAVLVAVNIGAWYFAGYRVSAGAYITLNSNAEKKVEYTLPDGTSVFLNRNSSLRFPLKYAKDSRCVKLDGEAYFEVAHDPDRPFVVMTDNDLQIQVLGTKFNIEAYAADSIAQVFLLEGRVRVDIGDNSSGIRNYLLTPSEELRYNISSGQIALRKDPSVSGVEWMDNTFVFRDTPFPEVIRRLSHNFGVEFVVRDACLSDYTFTGTFDNRDLSLILEYMQISSGIDVRYESVVAGRQRITLSRKKPNI; this is translated from the coding sequence ATGAAACAGACCGAACCGTCCGGGGAAATGTTGCTCGAATACATAGAGGGAGAAGCTGCACCCGATGTGCGTGCCGAAGTCGAGGCATGGATGGGAGCGGATCCCGAAAACGAAGTGATGCTGCTGGATATGGCGAAAATCTACTATGCGCGGCGGCGTGCCGAGCGGATTCGTCGCCGGGATGTGATGGCTGCCTATGAAAAGGTGATGCGGTCGGTTTGCCGCAGGCGGCAGACGATCCGGCTTTCGTGGCAGCGGGTTGCCGTCGCAGCGGCCGTTCTTGTCGCAGTGAATATCGGAGCATGGTATTTTGCGGGATACAGGGTATCGGCCGGGGCCTATATCACCTTGAATTCAAATGCCGAAAAAAAGGTCGAATACACGCTGCCTGATGGAACGTCGGTATTTCTGAACCGTAACAGTTCCCTGCGGTTCCCGTTGAAATATGCGAAGGACTCCCGGTGTGTGAAGCTTGACGGGGAGGCCTATTTCGAAGTGGCGCATGATCCGGACAGACCGTTTGTCGTAATGACCGACAACGATCTGCAAATACAGGTCTTGGGGACGAAATTCAATATCGAGGCCTATGCGGCCGACAGTATTGCGCAGGTCTTCCTGTTGGAGGGGCGTGTCCGTGTCGATATCGGTGACAATTCGTCCGGGATACGGAATTATCTGCTGACTCCCTCTGAAGAGCTGCGTTACAATATCAGTTCGGGACAAATCGCGCTTCGCAAGGACCCTTCCGTTTCAGGGGTCGAATGGATGGACAATACCTTTGTTTTCCGCGACACGCCTTTCCCCGAAGTTATCCGGAGATTGTCCCACAATTTCGGGGTAGAGTTCGTTGTGCGTGACGCCTGCCTGAGCGACTATACTTTTACCGGAACCTTCGACAATCGAGACCTGTCGTTGATTCTCGAATATATGCAGATATCTTCGGGTATCGATGTCCGGTACGAGTCTGTTGTCGCAGGGCGGCAGCGTATTACGCTGAGCCGGAAGAAACCGAATATATGA
- a CDS encoding RNA polymerase sigma-70 factor — MHYNDPQLLEELSNGNEQAFKQLFVTYYSPLCEFATQYVSDKDAEEIVQDLMMHFWEKREFLVITGSVKSYLFTAVRNRCLNAIQRNKYKQVTHNYIYEKLKDTFQNPDCYMLEELSRHIEKAVRELPENYREVFSMSRFGDYTNKEIAERLGVSIKTVEYRITQALKILRVKLKDYLYLLSVWL; from the coding sequence ATGCATTACAACGACCCGCAGCTACTCGAAGAACTAAGTAACGGAAATGAACAGGCTTTCAAGCAATTGTTCGTTACCTATTATTCACCCCTATGTGAATTCGCCACCCAATACGTCTCCGACAAGGACGCCGAGGAAATAGTTCAGGACCTCATGATGCATTTTTGGGAAAAGCGGGAATTCCTCGTTATCACCGGTTCCGTAAAATCATATCTTTTCACGGCGGTTCGAAACCGTTGTCTCAATGCCATTCAACGCAACAAATACAAACAAGTCACGCACAATTATATCTACGAAAAACTAAAGGATACCTTTCAGAATCCGGACTGCTATATGTTGGAGGAACTGTCCCGGCATATCGAGAAAGCAGTCAGGGAGCTGCCCGAAAACTATCGGGAAGTATTCTCGATGAGTCGTTTCGGGGATTACACCAACAAAGAGATCGCCGAACGACTGGGCGTATCAATCAAAACAGTGGAATACCGGATCACGCAGGCATTGAAAATTCTACGGGTAAAACTCAAGGACTACCTCTATTTGCTGTCTGTTTGGCTATAG
- the gpmI gene encoding 2,3-bisphosphoglycerate-independent phosphoglycerate mutase, protein MNNKVLLMILDGWGNGRHDKADVISTVHPEYISAMTAKYPHAELRTDGENVGLPDGQMGNSEVGHLNIGAGRVVYQDLVKINRACRDNSIMQNPEVKAAFEYAKKNGVNVHFMGLVSDGGVHSSLEHLFKLCDIAAEYKIENTFVHCFMDGRDTDPRSGKGFVADLEKHMAASTGRVATVIGRYYAMDRDKRWERVKIAYDALVNGVGEHSSDMVEAVQKSYDEGVTDEFIKPVVRIDENGQPVGMIRPNDLVIFFNYRNDRAKELTIVLTQEDMPAEGMHTLPLYYCCMTPYDAKFTGLHILFDKENVPNTIGEYVSKQGLRQLRIAETEKYAHVTFFLNGGREEKFAGEERILVASPKVATYDLQPEMSAPEVADKLVAALGEQKFDFICLNFANGDMVGHTGVYEAIVKAVKAVDGCVEKVVEAAKANGYEVVMIADHGNADNAVNPDGTPNTAHSLNPVPIVVVSDRVKGVHNGILADVAPTVLKLMGLEQPADMTGKALVDL, encoded by the coding sequence ATGAACAACAAGGTATTACTTATGATTCTCGACGGCTGGGGCAACGGCCGTCACGACAAGGCGGACGTGATTTCGACCGTCCATCCCGAATATATCTCGGCCATGACCGCGAAATATCCCCATGCCGAACTGCGCACCGACGGCGAGAACGTCGGACTGCCCGACGGACAGATGGGCAACTCGGAGGTCGGACACCTCAACATCGGCGCCGGCCGCGTCGTGTATCAGGACCTCGTGAAGATCAACCGCGCCTGCCGCGACAACTCGATCATGCAGAACCCCGAGGTGAAGGCCGCGTTCGAATACGCCAAAAAGAACGGCGTGAACGTGCATTTCATGGGTCTGGTGTCGGACGGCGGCGTGCACTCGTCGCTGGAGCACCTCTTCAAACTCTGCGACATCGCCGCCGAATACAAGATCGAAAATACGTTCGTGCACTGCTTCATGGACGGCCGCGACACCGACCCGCGCAGCGGCAAGGGATTCGTCGCCGACCTCGAGAAGCACATGGCCGCATCGACGGGCCGGGTGGCCACGGTCATCGGCCGTTACTACGCCATGGACCGCGACAAGCGCTGGGAGCGCGTGAAGATCGCTTACGACGCGCTGGTGAACGGCGTCGGCGAACATTCGTCGGACATGGTCGAAGCCGTCCAGAAATCCTACGACGAGGGCGTGACGGACGAGTTCATCAAGCCCGTCGTGCGCATCGACGAGAACGGACAGCCCGTCGGCATGATCCGTCCGAACGATCTGGTGATCTTCTTCAACTACCGTAACGACCGCGCCAAGGAGCTGACGATCGTATTGACGCAGGAGGACATGCCCGCCGAGGGGATGCACACCCTGCCGCTTTACTACTGCTGCATGACCCCCTACGACGCCAAGTTCACGGGTCTGCACATCCTCTTCGACAAGGAGAACGTGCCCAACACCATCGGCGAATATGTTTCGAAGCAGGGTCTCAGGCAACTGCGTATCGCCGAGACCGAGAAATACGCCCATGTGACGTTCTTCCTGAACGGCGGCCGCGAGGAGAAATTCGCGGGCGAGGAGCGCATCCTCGTCGCTTCGCCCAAGGTGGCGACCTACGACCTCCAGCCCGAGATGTCGGCCCCGGAGGTTGCCGACAAGCTGGTTGCGGCGCTGGGCGAGCAGAAGTTCGACTTCATCTGCCTGAATTTCGCCAACGGCGACATGGTGGGCCACACGGGCGTTTACGAGGCCATCGTGAAGGCCGTGAAGGCTGTCGATGGATGTGTGGAGAAGGTTGTCGAGGCTGCCAAGGCCAACGGCTACGAGGTGGTGATGATCGCCGACCACGGCAATGCCGACAACGCGGTCAATCCCGACGGTACGCCCAACACGGCGCACTCGCTGAACCCCGTGCCCATCGTGGTGGTTTCGGACCGCGTGAAGGGCGTGCACAACGGCATTCTGGCCGACGTGGCTCCCACGGTGCTGAAGCTGATGGGGCTGGAGCAGCCTGCCGACATGACGGGCAAGGCGCTGGTGGACCTGTAG